AAGTAAAAGTCCCTTGGACTTCGCTATAACTGAGTTTTACTGCACTGATCAAGGGAGCCCCTGGCAAGCCAGGTGAGATGTATATTGAAGCACTCTTTCGAGATACTAGTATTACCTTGAACTTAGTTGTAAATGTATGGCATTaacaaaaaagaattgaaaaattattttgtttctttttatcaaaagagTTAGACAAGATTATACTTGCCAGTTATTTGGAAGCAGTCAGTTCAtccaatttcaaaaaatttgctAATGCATTGTGAATGTACCTCATTCTTTAGTAAAGTAATTTCTTCCTTTTAGTTAAGGGATTTAATAGatgcaatgaaattaaataaaaaaaatagatcttGATGTTGTGCActataaaggttttttttttttgcagtgtACTTTTCCTTCCCCAACCCACAGGGACAGGCCTGGGCTCTTCTAGGACATATCACCAACACAAAACCAAGTGCCATATTCAAAATAACCAACATCAAGAAAAGTAAGTTAAGTAATTCAGTTACTGTAGGTTCGttattttatgcgagtacttcattatgcaattctattgttttgtatcaaatggcaagaatataaaatcatgaaCATCGTAATtgccaaatttttatttttattttatatacaatcaaacttcattatcttgaactagatgggacagtttaaaaacttcgagatatcagAGTACTTGAGATATTtagggtaaaatactttaaaaaataagtggttgggacttacaaatcacttcgacatatgcattgtatttaagatatcagtgtttgggatatcaaagttcaactgtagtTCACAAAGATTAGAAAAAGAatagtgagattttaaaatctgtgaggctgctttttacaattttcaacaTGTATTAAGTACACTAAACAGttattcaaaaatcattttagtGTTTGTAATCACCAGTACTGTGTTATTTAAATGCCAACAGTGGTTATAGGCTAATAGTTAACATAGGTTACTCCTCTTTGAACACACAAATCCAACACAATGACTATTTGTCTGTTGGCAATTTCTGATGCAGTCATAATAAATGCAGGggatatattatttattttaaaaacttctgtGGTGTTAAGAATTACATATGTGTATAAGTTTTATAATTAGGTTGAAAAATTCATAAATGTAGTACATAATAAAGAAAGATTCTCCCAATGCAAGATATTTTGCATGATTTCCTTATAATGGTAACGCATGATTGACTTCAGATTATAAAACTTGCCGTTCAACCTTAAAGAGAATGTGCTGGCTGTGTTATTTAGGTCAATTCTTCCATAATTAGTGTAGTTGCACTAAGTTCATCTCTGTCAACTGTTGACCAACCCAGTTACTTAGGATCAACACACTTCTAAATTTCATACAAATTGATTAGTTTTGGATTTATAAAAGATGTGCCAATTAACTGCACAAAATTGTGGCGCATGGATTTTaagatcaatatttttttgtacttcTGAATTGTTGCATTCGAGCCATAGCTGGAAACCCATGGTCGTTCTCGCTTCTAAGTAAGAGAAGCGAGACTGACCGTGGGTTTCCAAAGATGCATTCGAGCATATTTCattgcacatgtacatgtatcttgacAGGTTCTTTGATGAACGAGAATCCATTTTCTTCCACCATGCCGCATGTCTCCCACATGGGACAGGTCGGGATTTCTGTGGAGCCACTAACCCAGTTGGCTCAACAGACGCCCGAGGCCGGAACCAGTGTCTCAAAAGTGGACTCGTTCGTGGAATTCTCCCAGAAGATGCTTGAAAATTTCTTCAATTATGCTACCTCTTTCGCTGTGACTCAATCCCAAATGACACCCAGCCCAAACGAGGCGTATGTAACAATGAATGTTGTTCAGAACTGGTTTCAGAATTTTCAGCGCCGTTTACAACAGAACCCATATTTTTGGAGACAATAGGCTGTGTCAGTGTCAAAGATGCGTGACATGAGAGCTTTGTAGCAATTCTTTAGcgttgttagttttttttaaaggaagggAGGAAGAGGTTATGTTTGAATGAATTAGTGGATGTTCATGCTTGAAAGATTGTCAGATCTGACAAAAGAGGCTGCCATATGGAATTTTTATCTATCAGCAAAATTTTTTATACTGTAAAACAGTCTGCTCTCTCGTCCCCTTTGTACTGGTTGTCTTATAAAGAGCACAGGTGACAATGGCCTGGTATTGAAATTGCTATCTGCATCCCCTAAAATAGCATAGAATTGTATTTAATTCCTTATCATTTTAGCATATAATGAATTTTAAGGATTAAGAATTAAGTAATTGCATGTGCACTGAATCTTAagtgttttatattatataatgcatAAATTAATGCACAATCTAATTCAAGATTAAACCTTTCTTACTTAATATAAGTTGTCAGTGACTTGTTGctgtaatttgaattttgcatttcCTCTTGGACTGTTTTGTATTGTGGTTACAGTACTAGATATCCTTTGACTCTAACCAAAGTTTAAACAGACCATTCTGTGTACTGAATCAATTTTTCTAGAGTACTGTTCAGTCCCTTGCATTGTGTATGAGAACCATTAATCTCTCTTCTGTAGTTCCAGTAAAGTTACTTTGTTGAATGGTGTACCGGTATAATATTTATAGGAGTTGAAAATAATACTTATTTATAGCAATAAGAGAGTTGATAAATACCTCGAAATAATGCATTGTAAGGCATGTTTTAACGCTTGGaatgagattttaaaaattttaccttTTGATAGTTGTTTATATTGTAAatcctttttaatatttatagcAGACATTTAGAGATTCacacttaaaaataaaaattatagaaaaaaaaaatagctagaaaaaggaaaaattgtTAAGTTAAATGCAGATAGGTTTGATAAGTTTGGCAATGATAGAATGTCAGAGTAACAATCAAATTGTCTATGACATCAAAAGTTGACTGGGGTTACAAAAATAGTTCTGCTATGACAAGCAGGTCACAGTTAGTTCCTTAAGTTGAATGCTGATAATTATGCGATCAAAAAGTTGTGAAGCCATTTTTAGAAACCATCAATGGCTGCATATTGTAGCCATTATTCACTTTTCATAGAGTGTATTTTCATCATGAcaaagattttgtaatttttttcatatttttcttgtacaaaataattaaaccGAACCATGAAAGGACACTGGAACATTGAACTGATAGGCTTTGTTTGATATGTATTGCTATAGTTCTAATTACACTGTTTATGAGTAAAGTATGAGCTTATGATTTGTCCACTTTATAAGTCCATCTGTGTGTCCATCTGTCACTCAATCTTTGTGTTCATCTATgttatgtgggttttttttatctatttttaaagaaatttgcaTTGTTCTAGTAATTAACCAAAAACAGTGCAAGTTATTGATATTTGTAGAAAAGTTGAATTctgttggttttgtttttgtaataagACTTAAATTGCTGACTgttatgactttttaaaaaatgaattatgttttcaGTAGCCCCATGCAgtatatataatctgcagctACATATAGACATGTAAACTATGCATAAGATTTGGAGTATCTGTATAGGTACATAGATATATGAAATAATTCTCTCATATTTTTGGGATGATTGCTGAATTTTGTGTCTATTTGTTTTGGAACAAAACCATTTacaagcaaaataaaatgaaaatgtgaagtgtacagttttttttctgttttaaagaaattaaaacatcattaaaatatgttttttaaagattatagaGAGAAAATATTGAGTAATTGTTACATTTCTCTCAAGGAGAGACAATAGCAACATTAACTTTGCTTTATCAAAATCCATCAATACAGCTGTTACTCTACTCACTTCCCCATATGTATTATGAATTAGAGATTTTCAATTActgtattgatttaaaaaaaatttaagacaaCATATTATGAGGATTTAGAAATAGAAGAAATTTAAAGGTAACATTTGTGAGATTTTAAGCCAGTCTTTTTTGTGTCAAGGTATGGAAAGCTCACCAGTCTTCAGTGTCAAAACCATCCTTCCATGTTGTTTATTGTGGCTCGTGAGGGCACCaggaatgttttgttttgataagaAGAGTACATGCACTGCGAGCCCAGACACACTCTCTGGGCACTGTGACCCTTGTGCTCTGGGGTACCAGACACCAGTGTCCGCAGCAGTAATGTCGCTGACCTAAATTAGAAACCATTTGCATGTATATTCACCTTAATATGTTTGCGAAGGAGACATAAATCTCTTCTTGTCTGACATTAACATTCATTTTTGCACCAATGATACACATTCAGCggtttcattttacttttagaaaattaatgttaaatgatGTACATCTAATACTAATTAAACACCTTTGTTTAATTTCGTTTCATACATGTTTACATTGCCTGCTCATGTGTGAATGCAATAAGAATTATAATGGATAATGAATATTGTTCGATCTTTTTCGCTTTAAAAGCGAATGCTCAAGTGAGCCactttttttgtttgtattgCACTGCATTTCACATAGCATATAGCTTTTAAGTTAGCAACGTAGCCCATAGGCCTCTTGTAATTATGTACTTATTTCCTCATAATGAAAACATTTAACACATGCAGAGTGCGTTATTCGTTTCAGTCTTCATATAGGTGTAAATCATCATTAGTGCTCTAAGTAACAAACACCTACTCGATACACGTAAATTTTTAACCCCACCTTTGCAAAATTATTGTCAATtgttcaatgattttttattatttactctattgttttcattttaaaacaatacaaatgtgGTTCATTGAATAAACGACATTTAATGCaataatttgttcaaatttctttgcaaataaacttAGACCCATTGGATTATgataatgtacaattttttttggtgTATGGTGGATTTCCTTAACTGAAAAAATTTGGTTGACAAAAATTCTgtgcgtgcgtgtgtgtgtgtgtgtgtgtgtttgtaagGGGTGGGGTCTGATGAGTATCGAGCATTGAGTCTCAATGTGTACGATTTGTAAAAGACAAGGGAAACAATTAATCAAAccaaactttgataaaaattagaaatttttacTTTCCACAAAACTGCGAGCGTTGGTTTTGAAATTACATAAATTATCAGCATGTAATACCGGGTATATATTTGTACCAGCGCTAGTTAATTATGTGTGTTTGAAGCGAAATATTTTCCATCTTGGTTCACTTAGTTGCCATTGGCAATCAAACGTTCGAAAGAGGACACAAGTGCTCATTTACTTTTGAGACTAGTTGCTAAGGAAATAGCACCCCCCCCCTCCGAATTTTTGCTTTTGTATTCAGAATTCTTAATATCATGGAAAATGACGTAAAAAAAATTCGTCAGAGTAATTTGCTTATgtgaattaaagaaaattaattgatttactAATGAGTTGGATGCAGATTGCTGGTCGGGACTTTATTTAGTGGTTTCTTCAcacaaatcttcaaaaatagTATAcgtaaatgaaattttatatgaaCAGAAAATGCAAGAATTTTCTAAAGTACAGTTTCCATTCTGCTAACTCTAATACTTGGTACTTGAATTGGAGCATAACAGGTCCATGAACTTCAAAACCGATCAATGTTAAATGCATTGTTCAAGATTCGTTaactatataattttcatttgtaaaaccatattaaactgtttaaattatAGTTTTCGAATGCTAAAATAAGTTTATCTGTTTGTGAaaaaacgttaacaatagaCTTTGCTGATAAATAGAGATTCGcttctgtaaactatagtttacattcgtgAACTTTTGTAGTTGAGAGTTGTTAACCATAGTTTCACAAATTGTAAAACTAAATTTATCTGATAAACTATATTTTGCAATCGCTAATAAATGTTTCCAGTAAACTTGATTAATATCGTTTACACTTCTAAAACATTATATCGCCTTAACTATGATTTACAGACGTGAAATATAGATTTACTTCGTTAACTACTGTCTGTAAACTACAGTTTACAACCTATAAATCTGGTTTATCGACTGTAAAACTATGTtaagctcatttttgtgaattttgtgTGCCACAACAAAGTGAGGGTTTTCTTAGATAGTGtaagtttctttaaaatttgaccTCTCTAATTAAGTGTGTTAATTAAACATCTTACGTATGAACCAAAAGTTCAAAGATAAGATGCATAGTAAATTAGTAAATTACAACCTACATGTGTGTAAACAGTCGACAAGATGTACTATAAGTGTTAACTACAAAACCGACCGTACGGAATCCAGTAAATGAAGTGACCGAAATAAAATCCTCGTTTATTTCAGTCCTGCAGGAACACGGTCtgtttctttatttatatacaCAAAGCTCCGTTACATTGTAGACGGATTTATGAGGTCTTCACCTTCACAATGTAAACGATTTGTGGCCAAGACCGGTCGTAAGACAGGCATAAAACGACCGTGTAAGATGTAAATGACCAAGAAGCTGGCCCTACAAAGCACTGGCTGGCCAGAAGCGAAAAAATCCTCAAATAGTCAGACTGAAAAATGAATACCAATTTAATATAGCTACTTGTGAATGATAGTCTGTCTTTAGCATAGTGAAAGTTTCAATTCCACCGCACGACCACCTGTATATCAAAATAAGGGTTGTTTATAGAGATTATTTTTGTTCCGCATAGAGTTCCGTCGCTGGTACAGGTACATCTGTCAGGAATTGATGAACAGTGAAAACAATGATAGCATTTCTAAAACAGGAAAGACAATTTCTATGAATGCCCCAACCGAATATCATGTGAAATATAAGCGCTAGGTCAGCAGCCGAGCGGTCAGTGGTTCGAATTCCAATTCGGTTTATTCCTCCATGCTGCGTATTGTGTCCTTGAGAAGGACATTGGCCTGTCAAGACTAACCGCTGGAGTGTTTTCGGGTGCAGGCTTCATTGCTTACGAACTCGTCCTTATTGCAGTTCATTTTTTTACATCAGGCAAATGGACTTTGGTACCGagaaaacagtttaaagtaaaaatgaaaagttttatatGATGAAtatctgtttattttgtttaaaaactccCATATCaattgaatgaaatgaaaagtAGACTAACAAAATTGTTCTATTTGAAGTTCTTTAACTGAAAAGAATACCAAAAAACTATTTCAACAAAACAATATAGACAATcgtttaatttttgtaataatcGTAAATAGATGTCCcagaaaatgaaagaaaaatcgCTTGTGCAAGTTTTATTTTGTGCTTCCTAAGACAACTTCACGATCCCACTTAATGTGAAAAGATTGATCCATCAGGATTGGAAATCTGTGTCTGTGTTCAACATTTCCGCTGACATTGAACTGCATTCGGCGACTCTTTGTAGCAGAAGTATAAGAAAGTGTCAAACCAAGGAATATTTAATCCGAAAACGAGGAAGTACTATAATTAATCAGAAATTTGGCTTTAAATTTCCCTGTCATTGTCTCGGTTAATTAGTTCTCGTCAAATTTGATCAGCCATATGGTATAAAACGTTGACAGATATGCAGTATAATATCATTAAGTGCTAAAATGATATCATTTGTCATACATCATTTGTGCAATATGACAGTGACATAGTCggcatataattcatttttaaattagagaCAAGGTTGAAATGTATAGTCTGTAGAATTTATAACACTCTGGTTTAGCTGAATTACGTAATTACAGTTCAGTATTTTTCAACTGAATTTCACTGCATGATGATCAAGAtttatgtatatctttttaagcattgtatgtttatttttggatgtcgtcggtcctgtaACACACCAAggctgtgcagacaaattatcattctGCGCGTTAATAAATGTTcgtattttaattcatatatggaatatttgtttatcatcGCTTTAAAGCCCTAATTTTCGCTCTTAGTTAGGTATATGAAACATACATtgaacagccatattaacatgttatttagttcgCTTCCGCGACTACAAATTTAGTGTCAGAAACTTTATTTGtagagaaaattttattttattaacgaGTAGATttgatttaatgattatttttcattagtacatatcaaattggttatgtaagtttgaacttttcatttaataatacaaaaataactATACTCAAAAGACAAACGCGTGATGACGTTGATAATTGTGCTCGATCATGGCGCTTGAATAGGCTACACGTGTAGTATATTCAACGGAGATTTCGAATGCAAACagaaggggaaatatacactgaatgcaAATATTCACTAGTTAAATGTTATCGTGAATGAAAATCGCGATAAATTCGCTTGACTTTTTCTCTATCGGTTACGGTTGCTCCCCTTTTTCAAAAGAGGATTATCATTGCCGGCTCATCCGGACATCGTAGTTGAGCATCATTGCATCCGGTTTTAAAGCAATATTTCCAAGTGACAATGTCTGTCCAAACTCCAAAGGGTCTCCATATCTCTGTTCTATGTCTACCCCCAGTCAACCTAGAGGTTAGATATGGTGATgcttttttgatttaaaattacaaattgtgAGTTTTGTTCAGTTAGAAGAAGCAAATATAGGACTATACACAACACGACATATTTGACACTTTTTGCTTCTGTACTTGCACAAATACATGCACACGTGAAACttgtatttaaacattttttttatttataagagATGCTTCAGACCAAGATGTATATAGATTTTATAACGATTAAAGGAGTTCGAAGCATTGATGATTTTGGAATGTTCTTTTTCAAACCGTATCATGGCATATCatataagttacatgtatattgcgaAGAACAAATTTTATCCGTTTAGAAATGGCACTCTGACCtacaataatattaatatacttATATCTGCTTACTCATGCTTACAATCGTGTTTTCAAATACCATGACCGATTCCTCATTATCTACTAGACAAGATATATGGGCCATGGTATATTATTTATGAGCAAATAAAAAAGCGTGTACAGCTTTCCAAAATGAAATGCCTTGGCCTTTAGAAATGtataaatacacacaaaaaGCCTATGAAGTACTAAAGCGAGAAAAAAAATCCCGGTAACGGATTAATGAAAACCTAGGTATAAATTCTCCTGCAAGCTGGAATGCTTTAGAATCAGACCTCTTCGAGATATATCATTACTctaagaaatatacatgtataaatactgGTACGTGTCATTTTATGGTATATTTTCCAAAGTTATTATGTACTGTACTGTAGAAATGGAAAACATTTGGGTTCTTGTTCTTGGTGATAAAATACGAACACAGGCACACAGGGCCTTGACGGGCCATAGACAcgcattttgtttatttgtttattgattatatgtatttttcatcTATAAACAAATGATGTTCGCTTTCATCTCAGTAAGTTTAAATAAGGGGGAGAGGATATCCATTCCCCAAGTGCATGTGAATATTAGCAGTGACAATGTAACAAAGACAAAATCAACcccagaaaataaaacattgataaaaaaaaaaggtgtaaAAACCAATATCAAGACAtctttacaccccccccccccccccaactagCAACCTCTTTCCCCTTCTGAATTTAAGCTGCGGACAACACCCATAAATTGTGTACATTAAAAGTCGTTGTCCGTAAGGTTCATACGCCGAATCAACGCGCATGTATCCGGTGACGTAAAAGGAAGtttttttcgtttatttgaCGAGGTcactttgttttcctttttcttcTTAAATGAGATTTTTCAacttaaatttttagaattaatGAGTTCATTTTTTCACTTTCCCTCAAATAGATTATCCGATGTTTGTCGTTAATATAAACCCCAACCCTCATCACCTGTTTTGAGTTGATTAGCCAAGAGGACGTTGCATAAtaaatgaactttaaaaatattgggGATGTACCTAAACCACATACATATGTAACACCTGCACCAGAATATTTACAAGAATAGATATACCAGTAAAGAAAGGGGGACAAATAGTGGGATAAAATTTAGGTCCTTGGATTTACAACTGCTACATTTTTCAACAATTCGTATACAACTgttacattttttcaacaattttgtgaattttaaaaatcgtgtaaatatttaattgttgaTTCCTCGAAGTCTCTGGTATCATACAGTATAATTCCAGTGACTTCGAGGAATCAACAACTAGATATTTACACGATTTTTACTTTAAAGTAGTCATATTGCagatattattttgaaaaataacatatGTCAAAAATAACAACACCTTTACCTAAAGATGtgttgtaccaagtttggttgatattaagggtgttatttactcagggtttgagttctcgaatttggattgttataaagttcaatgtcacgagtaaaatttgttctaaacacaaaaagtatctg
This genomic window from Magallana gigas chromosome 5, xbMagGiga1.1, whole genome shotgun sequence contains:
- the LOC105346314 gene encoding protein Hikeshi, which codes for MFGLIVAGRLVQTDITQVSENQFLFNIPDADDINHLVIFMTGQSPFPDGLGAAVYFSFPNPQGQAWALLGHITNTKPSAIFKITNIKKSSLMNENPFSSTMPHVSHMGQVGISVEPLTQLAQQTPEAGTSVSKVDSFVEFSQKMLENFFNYATSFAVTQSQMTPSPNEAYVTMNVVQNWFQNFQRRLQQNPYFWRQ